The Vannielia litorea genome segment TCCCAGTCGGGGCCATAGGCGATGCTCAGGGTGTAGGCGCCGGTGCGCCAGCGGTCGTAGCCATCGCCCAGCACGTCGTTGGTAAAGAGCCGGCCCCAGCCCAGCAGCGCCCGGTCGGCAGCCTGGGCCGGCGCAGCGAGACCGGAAAGGGAGGCGAGAAGAGCGATCACTCGGAGGGCGGATTTCATCGTTTCAGACCGTGTTGGAGAGCTTTTGCCCTCAATACGTGCAACCCCGGCGTGTCAGAAAGAGGAAAGGTAAAAGCTGAGTGTGAAACGCAGTGTTTCCGCAACAGCGCGGCGGCGCTAGGGTGGCGCGAACAAGCAAGGGAGGCAGGATGAAACCGCTGGAAGGGCTGAAGGTTGTCGAGATGGCGCGAATCCTCGCCGGGCCGTGGATCGGACAGGCGCTGGCCGATCTGGGCGCGGAGGTGATCAAGCTGGAGAGCCCGGAGGGGGATGACACCCGGCGCTGGGGCCCGCCTTTCGTGGAGCGGGACGGCGACGTGAGCGCGGCCTATTTCTACTCAGCGAACCGGGGCAAGGTGAGCGAGGTCGTGGACTTTCGCACGCCCGAGGGGCAGGCGCGGGTGCGCGAGTTGGTCGGCAGCGCAGACATTCTGATCGAGAACTTCAAGGTTGGCGGGCTGGCGAAATATGGGCTTGATTACGCCAGCCTGGCGGAGGTGAACCCGGCGCTGATTTACTGCTCTGTCACCGGCTTCGGGCAGGACGGCCCTTATGCCAAGCGGGCGGGATACGACTACCTTTTGCAGGGCATGAGCGGGTTGATGGATATCACCGGCGATCCGGAGGGAGAGCCGACGCGGTTTGGCGTGGCGGTGACGGATATCGTGACCGGGCTTTACTCCACCATCGGTATCCTCGCCGCGGTGGAGCAGCGGCACCGGACAGGGCGGGGGCAGCATATTGATATGTCCCTGCTGGACTGCGCGGTGGCCATGCTGGCGAACCAGGGGATGAACTACCTTGCCACCGGGGTGCCACCACAGCGGACCGGATCTTGGCATCGCAACCTCGGCCCCTATCAGGTGGTTCCGGTGAAGGACGGGCATATCATCATCGCGGTGGGCAATGACGGGCAGTTCCGCCGGTTTTGCGATGTCCTTGGGCTGGACGGGCTGGCCGATGACCCGAGGTTCTCGACCAATCCGGGCCGGGTGACCAACCGCGAGGCACTGACGCCGCTGATCGAGGCGGTTACGGCGGGCTGGGAGAAGGCGGCGCTGCTGGCGGCCTTCGAAGCGGCCACGGTGCCGGCCGGGCCGATCAACGATGTGGGCGAGGCGCTGGCCGACCCGCAGGTGATGGCACGCGGCATGCAGATCGCGCCCGAGGGGGTGCCGGGGCTGCGCGGGCCGTGGAAGTTTTCGGACGCGGAGCTGGCGCTGGAGCGCACCGCACCGGTGCTGCCGAAGGCCGAATGAGCCATCGGCCCTTGCCACCCGCGCGGCCTTGCGGCAAACCACCCCGAGCACGAAGTGGAGCCCAGCAATGACCCGTATCGACGACACCTTCGCCCGCCTCAAGTCCGAGGGCAAAAAGGCCTTTGTCGCCTATGTCATGGCCGGTGACCCGGATTTCGATACCTCGCTGGAGATCGTGAAGAGCCTGCCGGGCGCGGGGGTGGACATCATCGAGCTGGGCGCGCCCTTCACCGACCCGATGGCCGATGGACCGACCATCCAGCTGGCCGGCCAGCGCGCGCTGGAGGCCGGGATGACCATGGACCGGACGCTGGA includes the following:
- a CDS encoding CaiB/BaiF CoA transferase family protein; the protein is MKPLEGLKVVEMARILAGPWIGQALADLGAEVIKLESPEGDDTRRWGPPFVERDGDVSAAYFYSANRGKVSEVVDFRTPEGQARVRELVGSADILIENFKVGGLAKYGLDYASLAEVNPALIYCSVTGFGQDGPYAKRAGYDYLLQGMSGLMDITGDPEGEPTRFGVAVTDIVTGLYSTIGILAAVEQRHRTGRGQHIDMSLLDCAVAMLANQGMNYLATGVPPQRTGSWHRNLGPYQVVPVKDGHIIIAVGNDGQFRRFCDVLGLDGLADDPRFSTNPGRVTNREALTPLIEAVTAGWEKAALLAAFEAATVPAGPINDVGEALADPQVMARGMQIAPEGVPGLRGPWKFSDAELALERTAPVLPKAE